The Archocentrus centrarchus isolate MPI-CPG fArcCen1 chromosome 24, fArcCen1, whole genome shotgun sequence DNA segment GATGACTTTCGGGGAAGtttcagtgctgctgtgtgttcTCTCTTGTCATATAATGATTTGTTTAGGCAGttcaattcaggtttatttgtatagcgccaaatcacagcaaccgtcacctcaaggtgctttatactgtaaagacTGGAGAAAACCCCAGAAATCcaacaaccccctgtgagcaagcaatggtgggaaggaaaaaactcccttttaacaggacgaaaccagcagaaccaggttcagggaggggcagccatctgccatgactggggggggggggggggggggggggggggggggggggggggggggtgaaaagaggtgagtggagaagaagtgctcagtgcatcacagcAGTCTGAGCCTAAAGCAGCAAatctaaggggtggttcagggtcaccttaTCCAGCCTTAACTGTACTATATAAAAAAGGGAAGTTttgagtctaatcttaaaaatcgagagggtgtctgtctctagaatccaaactgggagctggttccacagaagagggggctgaaagctgaaggctctgcctcccattctaattttagaaattctaggaaccacaagtaagcctgcagtcagAGAGCAAAGGGCTCTATTAAGCTAATATTGCACTATGATGGAGCCTGATTACTCAAGACATTGTATGTGAggtgaaggattttaaattcttttaggTTAACTTTTTCAGGGAACCTTTAGAACGACATCATAATAATCAGTTACAGTACTCCAGCGTTGAAGCTGATGAATGCgcaaactagtttttcagcatcactctgagatggGATGTTTCTAAGTTTAGAGATATTTTACAGAGATATTTTCCTGTATATTTGTTCAgtgtgtgcactgaaggacatatcctgatcaGCTGTGGGCAGTTTCCGGTTGCTGTGCTGTACACTATCCTGAACAGGCCAGCAGCATAAGCTCTGGCCTTAATACAATCCATTAATGTACTAGGCGTATGTTTTCTTTGCTAACCCACACTGGACTCTTTTCTCTCTCGCCCCTGTAGCTGACAGTGACCCTGAGGAACCTTGCCGATCTGTCTGATTCCCGtccactgtttgtttcattCTCCATACTACCGGCGCTTTGCCtagtgctgcagcaacaccGTGAAGACCAGGATGTCTGCACAAACATTTCCAGAATTTACAGGTACTGTCCCTGTTAGATTCCCTCTGTTCTTTTATTCTCTTCCATAATTTTGCATGAAGCTAGATCTCTAAAACAAGAGATGGTTAGACATCTAACTATACCTATGCAAAACAGTTACTCTgttatgtttaatgtttttgcttTCACTTATCAGAATTTTAACTGTGCAGTACTGCGAATAGccaaaatattaaaaccacCTGCAGCCAAAACAGGTCTGGCCTGTCAGGGCGTTCTTTGTCTGCCACATCATTCAGCTGGGTGTTACATGACAAAGTAACATCAACGTTCATGACAGGAATGGAAGTTTCCTAGCAGAAGATTGCACTGTTATCTAATGATCAGTGTTGTTCACTTCTTCACCTGTGAGTTGTTTCAAAGCTGTGGCCGATCAGAGTATGCTCTGAGTCTACAATgagtaatgatttttttaatttttttttttttaatgtttaattctTCAaaactacagaacaaaatgtgaTGCACCAGGTGCTATGCGAACCTGCTCACCCAAACCATGCTTAATGTATCCACAGAGATATAAACTCAGCAAAGTATGTAGATTTTTAGGACAGCTGATTCTCATAGGTGAagttacactcactggccactttgttaaatatacctgttcagctgcttgttaatgcaaatgtcTAAACAGCCAGTCACATGGTGGGAAGTAAATGCATTTAGGGATGTCGATATGGTCAAGACTACTTggtgaaattcaaactgagcatcagaatggagaagaaaggtgattcaaGTGACTTTGAGTGCTACAATTCACACGTGTTCACCAAACTGAACAATGAGGGACTGATCAAAGGTGGCCTGGTCAGGTGAGTCTCGATTTGGGAGAtcctcatcatggatgtgcagctgagaaatctgcagcaactgtgtgatgatcGGGTCAACATGGATGAAAATCTCTGagcaatgtttccagcaccttgttgaatgtatgccatgaagaattaagacagttctggGGTCCAGTCTTGAACTCAcgaagtgtacctaataaagtgaccagtgagtatTTAGACACTGTATATGATGGTGACTGAAAATCTACTTTAGACTAAATGCTCTGGGATGTTCTGCTGACCTTTTAAAGAGCCATGTGGCTCAGTATTCCCTGATCTTCATACTGACACCCAACtgaaccaaacacacacactttgagtctccatctttctctgtctgacaCTCCAGCCCCATCAATTTACTCATCGACATGtaataagaacaaaaaaaaaaagaaaagaaggaaataaagaaaaacaatgtttaaatatgttttccCATGATAATGAAAATACTCATCTCAGATCTAGTTATCCATTTGCCACATTGATTTAATGTGACCATATTTAGTCACCCTAGCAGGGCAGTGAGCTGAGTGGTCACTGGTACTTGTTGTCCCCTCTCTCCCTCAGTAAACTTTCTTCATACTCTGAGTGCCGCCTCGCGCTGGCTCAGATCCCCAACTGctacctgctatttttagaACTGTTGAACAAACATCACCAAAAACAGGTGAGTCCACAAGcctcctctgtgtttttgtgtgtacttgagacctttttttgggggggggggggggggtggggggtggggggtaacaACCCTAagcgtgtgtgttttcatgctaAGTTGCTTATGCACTTTTACTGGTGAATCATTTATTACTATAAGCATTTCtcttctgctgtgtgtttgttttgacatTTAATCAGCCAGATGAGTAAGTGCAAAGGGATGAAAAtggaggaaaagaaggaaagattGAATAGACACAGAAGAAGAGGGGATACAGAGATGGAAGATGAATGTAGGACTTTTGCAATCAGACTCAACTCACAAGTGCTCTTCATTTTATTTGGAACAAACTGACACCCACAGCTACAAATATACACACGCATAAACACACTGGATAGCAAGACATGTAATAAACATCCGAGGACAGTTTGTACCGTCTTCATATCAGTGTCCGTACACATTAATGGGAGACACGAGTGCGCTCTCACCTGCTGTAGGGTGTGACGTAGTTGTTTTCCGAGAGTCTGCAGTAACTCATTGACAAAATATTGTGTAACTGCAGTCAAACCAATGTACACAACGCTAAACTCTGAATGACACGGGTATTGGTGCTGCTTGACAGGACAGGCTCTCTGTCCTGTAGGTAGTGTCACGTACAGTCACCCTTCTTCTGCTCAGGATAGTTGAATATAAAAGTACTATTGCTTAAACACTGTTAATAAAGAATCAGTTGGTTAGAATAAAGATTAATGGccttaatcaaaaaaaaaagccaaacattTAGTGTCActtacagataaaaaaaaagtctcatctTCTATCTGAATGTCTTTGGTTCAGACATTTAAACTGATCCTGATGGTCTctaaaaaataaacaggcaaTGATATTAGCTGACTAAACATGAAAAATCAAACGGCTAATGAATCAGAAGCTGAAAACTGATATTTAACAGGGAATTGACGACCGATCTCCTCTCATTCACAGGACCTCATTGTGcgcctcctcttcaccctcgGGAATCTCACGGCCAAAAGCGATGAGCCCCGGCAGCAGCTCTTTCAGTGCGACGGCTGCATGCGTGAGCTCCTCCGGCTGTACACAATCTACCAGCGAAAGGACAGGCCACCTCACACACCCATGCAGAAAGGAGCCTCTCCTCCTGTAAGGGCACAGGAGGCTGATGACGTTCTGGTCAAGCTGGTCAGGGTGCTGGCGAATATGTGCATCCACCCTGCTGTGGGTCCACCGCTGGCCGCAGACACAGCCTGCATTCGGCTTCTGATGGAGACCCTCGGTGAGCAGACGGAAGAAGCAGCTCATCTATATTTATTAGGTTAAAGACGAGGATGCAGTTAGTACCAGGGTTAACATTTGCCCTTTTGTTCATGTTATGCAAAGACAGCAGCATGTAAACACCTGGAGTTCTGATCTGGAGTTTTAATATAGTGGTTTAGTGCACTGTAAGAACCCGCGAGGTACACAGCCACTTCTCTCATGCTGGGAACAAGACACGACTTTTGTCAAAAACACGAAAACACACTCCCCACATCTCTATTCATTCCATCATTCAGTTTCCTGACAGTACTTTCTGTTCGATACACAGCACATCCTCTTTCGgtttacctgttttttttttttttttaaggctgacAGAACGAAGCGCTTCACTGCATGAGCAGGATGTTCTGTGACATCTCACAGCCGACTCGGTTTGCGCGTGTGAATATCTCCCCTGTGGTTTCAAAGTTTCAGGACAGGTTGAACTGATACACAGGTGGGCGTGAAACTCTGTATTTTTCTGCTGCCTGCCTCCTACACAGTTAAATTCTGATAAACAAAACATAGGTCAAACTTGTGAAAAAGGGCAAGCATTATTAGATTGAGGGAAGTAAACAAGGTGGGAGCAAAGTGACTGAAGACAGAAACAAGAAATTACTGAGAAGGGGAGACGGTAAACAAAATCTGATCTGAAAATGAAATAGCAGTTTCGGCTGACTGATGTCCTGTTTTGATAAAGATCGTGATTGGCCGCGCTGCTCGACATTAAAGGCTTTTGAGGGAACAAAGCGGCGCTTCCAGTCACAACCAGAAACCAAATTCTGTGTGACGCAGGCGCCAGTTGACAGTGCAACTGCAATATTCATGATTTATGACCGAGCACAAGACATCTGCTGCTATATCGGGGGCAGACTTTGTTTTCAGGGTGCCTGCGGTGTCATGgctggtggcgctgtgtcactTTGACCTTTGTGTGCGAGCTCATAATCAAACCAAGTGTAGCAGGCCAAAATTAACCACAGATAGCAGCTATTTTTATCATAATGTCACCGTCACATTAGTGCGGTGGAGCCAAAGGCTGAACTCGCAGGCTGGTCACTTTATTTCTGCAtgtgtttttcatatttaaattgTGGAAATTGATAAGATTCTATTATGTATTTCCATGGAGTCCCATTCACTTTACATAGGCCATGGTGTGGCTGTTGCTGGATTCAGCTTGGAGTTTGTccacacaataaataaacagcaagcTTCAGGGGCATGAAGGTGTGTTTCTAATGGCAGATGCACAAAGTAATTCAGTGTTAACGCtgattttttgtgtgtctttttgtatttgtttgtgccACAGAGCTCAGGACTGTGCAGGAGAGCGAGGAGTTGCTGGTCAATGTGGCCGCCGCCATCAACAACCTGTCTTTCTACCAGGAAGAGGCTTCAGCCATCAGACTCAATCGGCTCCACATTGCAAAGCGTGAGAAAAACGAGCcaagaaagaaaagataaaaatgtgatatttctttttttttttttaaagttccagCTCTCGCCTTTTCTCTGCTCTTCAGTGGTGTTGAAGTTGCTGCTCAGCTCTAGTATGGACGCCATGCTCGAGGCTACCCGCGTCTATGGAAACCTGACGCGGTACAAGGACGTGCGGGATTTCATCATGCAAAACAAAGGTGCAtgaaaatgcagtttgtttgcGTTTCTCCATAATGCCCACAGATAGAGCAGAGGCAGCGAGCCTAATTTTACTGCAGGAAAATGCTCCTTATCACTCAGGCACACATCAGCCACAGAAAACCCAATGCAGGACCCACCTCTGTATACTATTATGTCATGTTTAGGCTACACTTATCTGCAAGGCCAGCTACAGTCAGTATAAACATGCCCGCTGACTCTGGTGATAGCAGCTGTCTTATCTTTGGCCCGCTTTGTCTTGGTGCACTCCCtcactcactgtctctctccctcctcagtGCACCGGTTTGTGGTAACACTGCTCGACTCAAAGAGCAACGAGGTGTGTTTCTCAGCCTGCGGGGTCCTCACCAACCTGGCTCTGGATCCTCCCAGCAGGGTCTGTCTCACAGTGGAGGGGGCTCCTGCCAAGTAAGGATGAAAGCACATGGAGATTATGCATGAGGCAGCGGCGCTCATCAGTGTAAATTACTAAACTCATTGTTTACGTTGTGTTAATTATTGCATTCAGCGTGCCGCACTGGGTGGGCAGATTACCTGTTAATTCCAAAAGCAAACATAAAAGAAGAGGGATGTTTGTTACACAAAGTCTCAGCACTGGGGGAAATGATCTTTCTTACAGAGACTTATTTAAGAAGAACTTTATGTCTGTATGGTAAATATGAAGCTGGAGGATCAATCAAATCCATCAATTTCAATTGTGGTTTTATTTGAGGTTATGTACATATTACCTTTAGGCAGAGTCAGAGGAGTGTTTCCCAGCTCACAGTGAGTTGCACCAAAACAGTCTCTGcaataaatttatatttttcttcaaagaaAATAGGTTTCTGGCACAGATTGCGTCctctttgggtttgtttttttttttttgtttttttgcaggggggtggggtgtgtcTGGTCTTTGTTCTGACAAACAACTGTAATTATCTCAGCCTTCATGCTATTTGTTCACACATTTATCCAAACATTACAGATGTGTAAATTTGTATGATTTTGAGGCTGCAGTGCAGTTCTTCTCACTTCCAAAAGCGAGCAGAATTTTCCCTTTAAATCCaccctctgtcctctttttagATAAAGGGCCAGTGAAGTGGAGTTCACAAACCCAAAGGTCATGTGAATCCGCTTAGTAAAAGTCAtatgatgtgtgtctgtgtgtgaacgtgcgtatctttgtgtgtgtgatcaggCTGGTGGACTGTCTGAGAGACTTTGGACCAGGTGACTGGCAGCTAGCGGGCCAGATTTGCCAGGCCATGTGGAACCTGACTGGTGGCAGCTCAGAGAAGCCGTTTGACACCGAGGAGAGAGAATCGCTGCGGGAGATCCTCACTGTATACTTAGGTTGGTGTTATGAGAAATTCTTAATATGTCTCACATGCCAGTGGGCCTCAGGGAGAAAGGAGAGGTACACACCTTCCCCTCTCATGCCCTGTCCACTTATGTCTTTACAAATTCCTCAGATAAAGACGAGGCTCTTAAGTGGATAGATAATGAGGACTTGAGGGACTTCCACAGGGCATGCTGGGAGTTGGAGTTCCTACCCGTCGCTCAAAAACTGATGAAGACGCTCCAGCCTCCGGATCTGACAGCCTGACACAGTTGGACGTGGAGTTTTGTGTCAACATAGAAACCTGTCTCCGCCTTACACTGAATTTATACTTTTATGATCGAACACTCCACCACCTGCGGCTTTGTATAGCTGTCTGTAAAGTTTTGTAGTTTCCTTTTCGTGGAGAAAACAAGTGAGGCCAGAGTTGAAATGAGCTCAGCCCACTCTCGCGCCATGATCCTGTGAATATGCGCCACAGTCGTAATTTTTGCCACCTTatgactgcagctgctgttttcctcaGAGTATGGAGTTACTTTTTATAGCCTGCAAAGTTTAAAGCCTGCAGATGGCAAAAATGAAACAGTCCACCATAACACCAGACATGTATATGTAATATATTTCAGGTTTTAAATTTAACTAATAATAAAGGTAATTAAGCAGAATATAGCAAGCAGACTTAATCtaaattaaacttaaaaaaaataaaaaatgggtTTGTGGATGTAATATTCCTTCAGTCCTTTGTACTCTGGAACATGTATGGACACATGTTTGCGTGTCTGTCTGCACTTTCAGTTCCACAAATCTAGTTTTAGGGTTTCTCATCACGCACAAGAATAATTTTAAACTTCTTTGCACACTCATACGACTGGCTTGCACTGTATCGAACTGTACATACCGTGTTATAAAGATTTTTATGtggttttaaaacaaaacagatgacCAACCTGGAATTTACCTCATATGTGAATCTTTTATTGTTTGTGGATTGTGTGGCATTTGAACTTGTACATAATAAAAGCCCGGCAGACGAGAGGAAACCAAGTTTGCTTCTCAAAGCCTTTATTATGACACAGATATGGGGCGAGGCAGTGCTTACAAAGTTACACCAAGTAGCCTAAAGGTACagcatttcaaaaaaaaaaatcacatcgtTATTACATCGAAACAAATCAGAAACAGCACTTAATGCAGAACCTCCTCGTGTCAGCATTCCCCGGTTTTCCCACAGTTGTGACCTTGAACAACCGCAAGACAAGCCAATGATTCAAAAACTGCTAAAACAATCCGATAGCCAGAAATGATAGCAAACATTCGTCTATACATAGAATTTCTCAGCTTGATATGAAAGACgggttgctttttttaaaaaaaactttcctgTTTCGTATAGAATGTAGGAAAATGGGTGAAATATGAAGGTCAGCGGGGATAAACACTGAGTATCTGCTGGTGATTTTTATATTGACTGACAGGCTTCTGCGGCCTCCACGGGAATCACCTCGAACTTCCGACAGACTTCCAGCCCCATCTGGAAAGTGAAagcattttttccccaaagAGGTGTGACACTGAGGCAAACAGGAAAGCGAGGGAACAACCTACAAGGAATTCCCCTCCTTTTATTGAGACAAAAAGCTGGTCAGGAGCAAAGAAACTTTGGCCTTGACCGCACCACAGGAAGGGTGACCACACTTCTGATACAGTAAAATCAAATTCACATGAAAGTCACTGGACCGTATTGATGGAAAACTGAACTATGCCCAAGTCCAGCCTACTGTTGGTGAAGTCAGCTTTATTATCAGAGAGCCTCCTTTGGAGCAAAAGTAAAATCTCCCATGTCATTTCATGAGTTACACAATAATCAGATATGCTGACTGGTAACCACAGGTAATTTAATTTCCTATTCTTGTGCATCTGAGCAGCTGTGAGCTGACGGTGACACAGATTGTGCTTTGACTCCTTGATTCCTGAACTGAGTCTCTCTACCTTTTATACAATCACTTAGATGGAGgaatacatttaaattgttTAGGAGACAGCTACAAATGATACACaatattagtttgttttttttttatcctttttgtATGTTTCCATATAAAAAGTGTCAGTAACTGACATCAGTCAGAAAAACTTCCTCTCGAAACACTTCCAAAATGTACCATTCCTTTATCATCACAGccctcatcctcatcatcactcATTCATCTGTCACCTGTCTCAAGCCACCCTCAGAAGAATGCAGTACTTTactgaaatcaaaacaaaaacagcagagggTTCACACCTctgttcaaaataaataaaaaaaaaaaaaaaagctgcttttgcACTAGTTAGACTTCCCCAGCGGGGGAGCTACAGCTACAACCAATTGCGTTCGAAAGCTATTGAGCACAATCGGCCTGGTGTGGGCTCGCCGGGtccccgagcagcagggaataGGGCAGCCCAacaaaagaggggggggggggtggtgtcTCTGCTCCCCAAAGAGCACTTCTTGTATGTTTCATAGAGAAGAACAGAAGAGGTATTTGATTACTGGTGAAATTCAAAATCCAAAGCTTTGAAAGTTTTAGGGCAACCAGGCAGCTGGGATAAGCGGAAGACAGTTAAGGTATCGTTCGAGCAACTGGAAGCAAATCCCTCCTGAAAAACCTGGTGTCCGACTTTCTTTTTGATTAGCTTTTTATCCCACACCCTCTCCCGTTACCGGAAAGCTAAAGacatcaacaaaacaaacagttaaGTCACAAAACCAGAGCTACAGCAGAAGCAAGAAGTCTTCCTTCAAAGTGCCtcgcttaatttttttttatttatttattttttttgagatgTGAAATTCCAAGACGTacactctcttcttttttttttttttttcctctctccatcATCTCCACCATcgggacacacacaaacatccacaCCTCAGTCATCATAAAACACACAACTTATCCACACATGTACACTCAAATTCACAAAGGGCTCAGacagtgttctttttttttttttccccactcactcactcgctctctctctctcacacacacacacatacacacacacacacaccttagaTTAGCTTACATTGACATTTGAAATTTGGGTAGAGGATAAGAGGGAGGGGGGTAATGCAGTGGATTTGTAATGGACAGGGGCTTGTATAATGGGGAAATGGGTGAGGGGTAATTTGGGGGATCAATATGACCCCACTGAATACAACATGGGAGCAGCATCATCAGCACATCTGTACACTGTGCTGGATAGTTCaggcacacattaaaaaaaaaaaaaaaaaaaaaaaaacaccacccaAACTTAAAGCGTCCATCTCCAGTTaccaccaacaacaaccacaatgACAATTTCTCGtaatacaaaatgaaataaaaaggtATTAAAGGTATTATTAAAGAAACTAAACACGTATAACAGTAACAACAGAATCAAAAAGCAGACCGTTTATGGCTGCACAGCTTTTCTTTCTGGGTATTCACTCCACCAGGAAACAGGTGAGATTGGCAACCTTCGTGTTGCACACTGCAATACTCAAACTAGTGCCTCTGGTGTTACAGGGCAGGACTTGGCTTCCAGGCTGCCCTCTCTTGGTCAGTTTTGGCACTGCAGgcaacacaaacagtttgtggatCCACTTTGTAGTTTGAGATTACTTTTCTCCAACAGTCATTTTCTTGCTCTCCATTTGTTCTGATCTTCTTCTGAACAGCCAACCAACAAAGCCTTGTCACAACCCAGGGCTCCGCTCTTCCACAAATTTGTTGAACACCCCTCCCTCCCcctttgatttgttttctttaagtgTCCCATTATGAGCAATGACGACagtttaaaccaaaaaaaaaaaaaaaaaaaaaaaaaaaaaagagaaaaaaaaagggggacgAGAGCAAGGCCCAAAGCACTTCATGTCATGTAGCGGGTGATCGCTCTCAGAGCGTATAACAGTTCTGCTTGCATTCGCGCTTCCATAAGAAGCAGATTAACGTGAACCTGCAGGGggacaaaagagagaaaaagagttaTTAAAAGGCTGCACACCAGTGAGGAACAACAACATCAGGTCAGTGAATCCAATGTTTAATCTCACCTTCTCGGAGTGCTGAAACTGCCTCCAGAAACTCTCATACATTCGTTTGGTGGTCTTCTCAGGACTACACACGATGGTCTTAATATAGATCTTAAAGCTACGGTCCAGAAGCTGGTTTATCTCCCCGTAATCATAGTCATCATACCTGAAAAAGACATAGCAATGGTGTTAGGAGTGAGGTCACAGAGTTGCCTGAGCATAGCAGCGCACAGTGTGTAATAAAAAGCTCAAATGCCTGACCTGATGCCAAACATGCAGTGTATGTAGTTCCAGATGGCCCTGCGCAGCATGCTGGTGTCCACATCCTTGTGTGTAGCCATGGTGTTGTAGGTCAAGTTGTAGGCCATATGAAACTTCTCGTCCAGCATCTGACCGACATCAGGATACAGCCGGTTGACCAGAGAGAAGCCGTGATCCTCCCAGCTGTAGTCctgtaaataacaaaaataagtcAATAACAGTCACCCAGACTGTGTTTGCACTCCACGCGTCATGAAGGCTGCATCTAATCTGCACCTGCACTCTGAATGTGGGCACTTGCTCCCCTCTCCTGGAGAAGTCTTTGTAGCCATAGCTAGGGTCCTCAAAGTGACGGGAGATGTCTCTGGGTGGAGCAGACTCCTCATCCTCTGATGTGACCACCAGCATGCTCTCTGTCTTCTCCCTCTCGAAGCGGGTTGCCATCTCCTCCTGGCTGGCTTCCTCGTCATCGCGGCACTCCTGCAGCTGCTTCATCCTCTCCATAAGCACCTCCACCTCGCCACACATGTCCTTCAGACAGCAAAGAAAGCACATTCAGGGTTAACATCTAAAAGCGGCTCAGATCCTAGTTTTTGTTCCTCAACTTCACCAATGTTTATCTCTCACCTCtctgcacaaacacagtgacTACTCACCTGATTGCCGAGCAAATCGTCGTGGTGATTGGCGTGACCATTGCCGTTGGCTATGTCGCACACGCAGTACTGGCTAAGGGATGGGGGTCTGAATGTGTGTCCGCCGTCGCAGTGGATCTCAGGTGTGATGCCGCAGCCGAAGGTGAACGAGGCGAGGGAGTGGTAGTGTGTGAGCAGGACCACGGCGTGGATCAGCTCTGCCAGGGACCAGCTGTGTTCCTCGGCCTTCAGAAGGCcctgaggagaagaaaaaatagAGAGGAAAAACTGAGTGATGAAAGCCAAATAATGACTTCAGTATCACTGACCTTTCAAGaagtggaaaatatgttttcatcCTTCAGTTTTAAATTAAAGCCTCTCTTCGTTTTCCAGCCTCACCCCCATCACGCTCTATCTGCTTCCCTCTCTTGGTCACTGCACCTCTACTACTAAAAACTCTCCACTCTGTCCAAATCACACAGCTGCAGCTATACTCCAGCCTCCACCCATGATCTCAGTCTGTCACAACAGACTTTCACATCCACCCCTGCAGACCCTCCCCATCCTCTCACCTCAATGTGTTCCTTGGTGAGAAGCCACGGTCGGTGGGCCAGGATTTTGTTGAGCTCTCCGATCTGCTGCAGCTTCTGCGGGGCTTCAAAGAGGCCGTTCAACCACTTAGCATCTCCCCCGACCTGGAGGAAGTCGTTGACGTGTAGGTTGACTAAGTAGGAACACTGGTGTCTGGCTGCTGCCTGTAAGACACgcgaaaaaaaacaaaacaaaataagattTATGACTTCATATAGTGAGGAAGTCGACGGGGTTTTATTCTGAGAGGCTGAACGTGGCCGTACCATGATGCCGATGTAGTGTCGGTAGTGCAAAGGCAGGGGTCCATCCATCTGCAGCAGGTAGTGCTGCGTCCGGAGAAAACTCGCCAGGTACTGTGGGTGGAAACCCATCACGAGGGAAATGTTATCCAGGCGGCCGAGGGCTGCAAATGCATCCTCAAATATCGACTGAGTCCTGGCGTCCACTTTACTAATTTGGAGGATCTAGTgaaaaagaacatgaaaaaaaaattagatgttTCTTCTGTAAACTTTATGTTTGAGGTCTGAAGTGAGATAGCAGACCATCTCATACCTCTTTTTCAGGGATAAAGCTGCTTGGTCCGTTACCCAGAGGTCTTGGGATCCGTATTCCCAAGTCCTGCGAGACAAGACGGGCAGAAACACAAGCCTTTTAAATCTCAACGCCAAGCAGAGAAGCTTC contains these protein-coding regions:
- the sesn1 gene encoding sestrin-1 is translated as MRQAVAPAQNVENQSFAVSDLFKICTHCERLSKKDLGIRIPRPLGNGPSSFIPEKEILQISKVDARTQSIFEDAFAALGRLDNISLVMGFHPQYLASFLRTQHYLLQMDGPLPLHYRHYIGIMAAARHQCSYLVNLHVNDFLQVGGDAKWLNGLFEAPQKLQQIGELNKILAHRPWLLTKEHIEGLLKAEEHSWSLAELIHAVVLLTHYHSLASFTFGCGITPEIHCDGGHTFRPPSLSQYCVCDIANGNGHANHHDDLLGNQDMCGEVEVLMERMKQLQECRDDEEASQEEMATRFEREKTESMLVVTSEDEESAPPRDISRHFEDPSYGYKDFSRRGEQVPTFRVQDYSWEDHGFSLVNRLYPDVGQMLDEKFHMAYNLTYNTMATHKDVDTSMLRRAIWNYIHCMFGIRYDDYDYGEINQLLDRSFKIYIKTIVCSPEKTTKRMYESFWRQFQHSEKVHVNLLLMEARMQAELLYALRAITRYMT